One Malus sylvestris chromosome 14, drMalSylv7.2, whole genome shotgun sequence DNA segment encodes these proteins:
- the LOC126598674 gene encoding auxin-responsive protein SAUR71-like has protein sequence MDIIKGKWKKNLIANAWKRWSLQRKSSSKVHNSLTKSKSRHCSSNTRKSKGQVAPDGCFSVYVGPQRQRFAVKTEFANHPLFKMLLDDAEMEYGYNCEGPILLPCDVDLFYKVLAEMESSEEVSTPNCGFVKGYGSLMLCSPARRLNSCIHDAWRCL, from the coding sequence ATGGATATCATAAAGGGAAAGTGGAAGAAGAATCTGATCGCCAACGCATGGAAACGATGGAGTTTACAAAGAAAGAGCAGCAGCAAAGTACACAACTCATTGACAAAGAGCAAGTCACGGCACTGCAGCTCCAATACTAGGAAGAGCAAAGGCCAGGTAGCTCCGGACGGGTGTTTTTCGGTCTATGTTGGACCGCAAAGACAACGGTTTGCAGTGAAGACGGAGTTTGCTAACCATCCCTTGTTTAAGATGCTGCTGGATGATGCCGAAATGGAATACGGTTACAATTGCGAAGGTCCGATTTTGCTTCCTTGTGATGTGGATTTGTTTTATAAAGTGTTGGCTGAGATGGAGAGCAGTGAGGAAGTTAGTACTCCTAATTGTGGGTTTGTTAAGGGTTATGGTTCGTTGATGCTTTGCAGCCCGGCACGTCGTCTAAATTCTTGCATCCATGACGCTTGGCGGTGCCTATAG